GTAATCCTCATTCGGTTTTACTATGTCTCCCATCAGATACTCCACAAAGTATTCCTGAATCGCCTCATCCGTGGTGGGTCCCGGGAGAGAGGGCGGGAGAATGGGCGCAAGGGGACGGACCCAGGGGGTTCTTATTTTGATCATTACATTGGAGAATTGTTTCCTCAACTGACCAACGTATGAGCCCTTTTTCACTTCATAGTCGACGCCGTGCTCTACGCAGGCCGCCATCATACTCCTCCACGTATCATCGATCGTTGTCCCTTCGATATACATTTTCTCTCCTGTTCCGATATAGTGATTCCCAAGGACCGCCAAAAACGGCTTTCCATATTCTGGCATAACCTTCATCGCTCTTGCAAAAGAAAAATGGACTGACGGAACAATCGGTCTCACCACGGCGAACGCAGCTTGCCTTCACCGCCATCAGGGCTTTTACGCAATCTGTTTGAAAAAGGAGAGGGAAACATATTATGATTATCCATCACACAGGAGGTCCTATGTACGTAAAACAGATTGAAGTCGGGGGATTCGCCGTATTCGCCTATATTGTGGCATGCAAGAAAACGAATGAGGCGCTCGTGATCGATCCGGCGGCTGATGGCGAAAGACTGCTCAAGGAAGCCACGGATAAAGGCTATACCATCAAGTATATCGTCAACACCCATTCCCATGTGGACCACATTATGGGAAACAAGAGGATGAAAGACCTTACGGACGCCAAAATTATCATTCATGAAATCGAGGCGATGAGTCTCACGAACCAGTCCCATTCCCTTATGGCGTCTTTCGGGGCGGAGCCGTCACCGCCTGCCGATAAGACCGTAAAAGACGGAGACGAGATCATCATCGGCGAGACATCTCTTACCGTATTGCATACACCGGGTCACTCTCCGGGCAGCATCTCCCTCTACCATAACGGGATCGTCTTTACAGGAGATACTCTTTTCGTGGGAGGGGTGGGACGGACGGACCTCGCCGGCGGCTCGTGGGAGACGCTCGTGAAATCCGTGCACGGCAAGCTCTTCACCCTTCCGGACGAGACCGTTGTAGCCTCGGGTCATAATTACGGAGAGACGCCAAAAAGTACGATCGAACACGAAAAGGCCTTCAACCCTTATGTCGGGATCA
This genomic interval from Syntrophorhabdaceae bacterium contains the following:
- a CDS encoding MBL fold metallo-hydrolase — encoded protein: MYVKQIEVGGFAVFAYIVACKKTNEALVIDPAADGERLLKEATDKGYTIKYIVNTHSHVDHIMGNKRMKDLTDAKIIIHEIEAMSLTNQSHSLMASFGAEPSPPADKTVKDGDEIIIGETSLTVLHTPGHSPGSISLYHNGIVFTGDTLFVGGVGRTDLAGGSWETLVKSVHGKLFTLPDETVVASGHNYGETPKSTIEHEKAFNPYVGIRAPR